A single window of Solanum dulcamara chromosome 5, daSolDulc1.2, whole genome shotgun sequence DNA harbors:
- the LOC129889311 gene encoding probable glycosyltransferase At3g07620 has product MGSIIRYHNLFETRRLICLLGMVFGLALMIQYFGFPYGYALSSLFTANGGQISSSQRVDQSGNFSRSENLKHGSVLNATNTNLIHEATNETKLSNAKDEEVEDAAMPPMNEHSGDNLTEDVDPEDESPFKDSELDNKSTGESLGRNSSLPPDKVADSEYDLQASNGTSESSLSRVVDTDGGGSISPAPTKAKSLELSPTALSIAPSLSVATPQVNLDAKKEPPLISSYQNISEKEGNTGHLLESDKISVQKRTDHAPPVSHSSINNIPVMKESDKPKGSAVSIAEMNIMQQETGTSFRSMKPRWSSDVDQELLHAKSVIENSPLSGNEPGLYAPLYRNLSMFKRSYELMEQILKVYIYKEGERPVFHTPVLQGIYASEGWFMKLLKGNKKLVTKNPQKAHLFYLPFSSRMLEETLYVPDSHSRRNLVRYLSDYLNIIIQRHNFWNRTAGADHFLVACHDWAPAETKRIMANCIRALCNADIREGFQFGKDVSLPETYVRQAKNPLREIGGKRLSKRRTLAFFAGSMHGYLRPILLNYWENKDSDMKIFGKISKVSYVQYMKSSKYCICAKGYEVNSPRVVEAIFYECVPVIISDNFIPPFFETLNWEAFAIFVPEKDIPKLKDILVSIPEKRYREMQRRVKLVQQHFLWHVKPVKYDIFYMILHSIWHNRVFGVRPK; this is encoded by the exons ATGGGCTCTATAATTCGATATCATAATCTGTTTGAGACTAGACGACTCATATGTCTATTGGGCATGGTTTTTGGCCTTGCTTTGATGATTCAGTATTTTGGTTTTCCATATGGTTATGCCCTGTCTTCTTTGTTTACTGCCAATGGGGGTCAAATAAGCAGCTCGCAAAGAGTAGATCAATCTGGTAACTTCAGTAGGTCAGAAAACTTGAAACATGGTAGCGTTTTGAATGCTACTAACACAAATCTTATCCATGAAGCAACTAATGAAACCAAGCTCTCTAATGCAAAAGATGAAGAGGTAGAGGATGCTGCTATGCCTCCAATGAATGAACATTCTGGTGATAACTTAACTGAGGACGTTGACCCTGAAGATGAATCCCCTTTTAAGGATTCAGAACTGGACAACAAGTCAACTGGGGAAAGTTTAGGAAGAAATAGTAGCCTACCTCCAGATAAGGTTGCTGACTCTGAATATGATTTACAAGCTTCAAATGGTACATCTGAAAGTTCTTTATCACGCGTGGTTGATACTGATGGGGGAGGAAGTATTTCTCCAGCGCCGACGAAAGCTAAGTCATTGGAGTTGAGTCCCACAGCTTTGTCTATTGCACCATCACTATCGGTTGCAACACCTCAGGTCAATCTTGATGCAAAAAAAGAACCTCCATTGATATCTTCCTACCAGAACATATctgaaaaagaaggaaatacaGGCCATCTACTtgaaagtgataaaatatctGTGCAAAAACGCACTGACCATGCTCCTCCTGTTAGTCATTCTTCGATAAACAACATTCCTGTTATGAAGGAGTCCGACAAGCCAAAAGGAAGTGCAGTATCAATAGCTGAAATGAACATAATGCAGCAAGAGACTGGAACTTCATTTCGTTCAATG AAACCACGGTGGTCCTCAGATGTAGATCAAGAACTACTACATGCAAAAAGTGTCATTGAGAATTCTCCTCTGTCAGGAAATGAACCTGGCTTATATGCTCCTTTGTATAGAAATTTGTCAATGTTTAAGAG GAGCTATGAATTGATGGAGCAGATTCTCAAAGTTTACATTTATAAAGAAGGTGAAAGACCGGTATTCCATACGCCAGTTCTTCAAGGAATATATGCTTCTGAGGGTTGGTTTATGAAGCTCCTAAAAGGAAACAAGAAATTAGTTACCAAGAACCCCCAAAAGGCTCACCTGTTTTATCTACCGTTCAGCTCTCGTATGCTAGAAGAGACCTTATATGTCCCTGATTCTCACAGTCGTAGGAACTTGGTTCGATATTTAAGTGATTATCTCAACATCATTATCCAAAGACATAATTTTTGGAACAGAACTGCTGGAGCTGACCATTTTCTTGTTGCCTGCCATGATTGG GCCCCTGCAGAAACAAAACGAATAATGGCTAATTGCATAAGAGCTTTGTGCAATGCTGACATTAGAGAAGGCTTCCAATTTGGTAAAGATGTTTCGCTTCCAGAAACATATGTACGTCAAGCTAAGAATCCCCTTAGAGAAATTGGGGGAAAACGTCTTTCTAAGAGACGGACTCTTGCTTTCTTTGCTGGCAGCATGCATGGTTACCTTCGCCCTATCCTATTGAACTACTGGGAAAATAAAGATTCTGACATGAAGATTTTTGGCAAGATTAGTAAAGTAAGCTATGTCCAATACATGAAGAGTAGCAAATACTGTATATGTGCAAAAGGTTATGAAGTCAACAGTCCTCGAGTAGTGGAGGCCATTTTCTACGAGTGTGTCCCAGTGATTATATCTGATAATTTCATACCCCCGTTTTTTGAAACATTGAACTGGGAGGCTTTTGCCATTTTTGTTCCAGAGAAGGACATTCCAAAACTGAAAGACATACTCGTATCAATCCCAGAGAAGAGGTATCGCGAGATGCAGCGGAGGGTTAAGCTGGTGCAGCAGCATTTCCTTTGGCACGTCAAGCCtgtaaagtatgatattttctACATGATTCTCCATTCAATATGGCACAACAGAGTTTTTGGAGTAAGACCTAAGTGA